From Camelina sativa cultivar DH55 chromosome 20, Cs, whole genome shotgun sequence, the proteins below share one genomic window:
- the LOC104771143 gene encoding transcription factor MYB86 — translation MGRHSCCFKQKLRKGLWSPEEDEKLLNYITRHGHGCWSSVPKLAGLQRCGKSCRLRWINYLRPDLKRGAFSQDEESLIIELHAALGNRWSQIATRLPGRTDNEIKNFWNSCLKKKLRRKGIDPTTHKPLVTSELQTLNVIDHKLTSSEVVKSTGSINNPHDQSMVVSSQSGPWWFPATTTTTNQNAAFCFSSSNTTPTVSDQIVSLISSMSTSSSPTPMTSNFNPAPNNWEQQLNYCNTIPSQSNSIYSAFFGNHYTEASQVMNTNNNNNPVVDHHHQDMKSWASEIFHYTEQNQSSETGLEAEVKPDIAKYYWRSASSSSSPNQEAATLLHDADVEVYGKNIQKLNSMVFDQSL, via the exons ATGGGAAGACATTCTTGTTGTTTTAAGCAGAAGCTAAGAAAAGGCCTTTGGTCTCCTGAAGAAGACGAGAAACTTCTCAATTACATCACTAGACATGGTCATGGCTGTTGGAGTTCTGTCCCTAAACTCGCAG GTTTGCAAAGATGTGGGAAGAGTTGTAGACTTAGGTGGATAAATTATTTGAGACCAGATTTAAAGAGAGGAGCTTTCTCACAAGACGAAGAAAGCTTGATCATTGAGCTCCATGCTGCATTAGGCAACAG ATGGTCTCAAATCGCAACTCGGTTACCGGGAAGAACAGATAACGAGATCAAAAACTTCTGGAACTCATGTCttaagaagaagctgagaagaaaaggcattgatccaacaacacataAACCCCTAGTAACAAGCGAGCTTCAAACTCTTAACGTCATAGACCACAAGTTGACGTCATCAGAAGTAGTAAAGTCAACGGGTTCCATAAACAACCCACATGATCAGTCGATGGTCGTCTCATCCCAATCAGGTCCATGGTGGTTCCCGGCTACTACAACCACAACTAatcaaaacgctgcgttttgttTCAGTTCAAGTAATACTACTCCAACAGTTTCAGACCAGATCGTATCTTTAATCTCTTCGATGTCCACGTCATCATCTCCGACACCAATGACTTCAAACTTCAATCCTGCTCCAAACAACTGGGAACAACAACTCAACTACTGCAACACAATTCCATCTCAGAGCAACAGTATCTACAGTGCCTTCTTTGGTAATCATTACACAGAAGCTAGCCAAGTCATGAAcactaacaataataataatccagtggtggatcatcatcatcaagacaTGAAGTCATGGGCATCAGAGATTTTTCATTACACAGAACAAAACCAAAGCTCGGAAACTGGTTTAGAAGCAGAAGTGAAGCCAGACATAGCCAAGTACTACTGGAGATCagcatcatcatcgtcgtcaccAAACCAAGAAGCTGCAACATTGCTGCATGATGCTGACGTTGAGGTGTACGGTAAGAATATACAAAAACTTAATAGCATGGTGTTTGATCAGAGCCTTTAG